In Tachysurus vachellii isolate PV-2020 chromosome 1, HZAU_Pvac_v1, whole genome shotgun sequence, a genomic segment contains:
- the LOC132843449 gene encoding alpha-actinin-4 isoform X1, with the protein MVDYHAANNPAQYSAQQSYMEQENDWDRDLLLDPAWEKQQRKTFTAWCNSHLRKAGTQIENIEEDFRDGLKLMLLLEVISGERLPKPERGKMRVHKINNVNKALDFIASKGVKLVSIGAEEIVDGNVKMTLGMIWTIILRFAIQDISVEETSAKEGLLLWCQRKTAPYKNVNVQNFHISWKDGLAFNALIHRHRPELINYDKLRKDDPVTNLNNAFEVAEKYLDIPKMLDAEDIVNTARPDEKAIMTYVSSFYHAFSGAQKAETAANRICKVLAVNQENEQLMEDYEKLASDLLEWIRRTIPWLENRAPEKTMVEMQQKLEDFRDYRRVHKPPKVQEKCQLEINFNTLQTKLRLSNRPAFMPSEGKMVSDINGAWHNLEGAEKGYEEWLLNEIRRLERLDHLAEKFRQKAAIHESWTDGKENMLNQKDYERASLSEIKALLKKHEAFESDLAAHQDRVEQIAAIAQELNELDYYDSPSVNARCQKICEQWDVLGALTQNRRESLERTEKQLESIDELYLEYAKRAAPFNNWMEGAMEDLQDMFIVHNIEEIQGLITAHEQFKATLPEANKEREAIQAIQAEVQKIAQYNGIKLSGTNPYTTITPSSIDSKWDKVQQLVPQRDGALQEELSRQKSNDHLRRQFANQANMVGPWIQNKMEEIGRISIEMNGTLEDQLTHLRQYEQSIIEYKPNIEQLEGNHQLIQEALIFDNKYTAYTMEHLRVGWEQLLTTIARTINEIENQILTRDAKGISQEQLHEYRASFNHFDKDHSGTLIAEEFKACLISLGYDVENNKQGDAEFARIMAIVDPNNTGAVTFQAFIDFMSRETTDTDTADQVIASFKILAGDKNYITAEELRRELPPDQAEYCISRMAPYRGSDAVPGALDYMSFSTALYGESDL; encoded by the exons aTGGTAGATTACCACGCTGCCAATAATCCAGCTCAATATTCCGCACAGCAAAGCTACATGGAGCAAGAAAACGACTGGGACCGCGACTTGCTGCTCGACCCGGCCTGGGAAAAGCAGCAGAGGAAG ACATTCACGGCATGGTGTAACTCTCACCTGCGTAAAGCTGGAACTCAGATTGAGAACATTGAGGAGGACTTCAGAGATGGCCTGAAGCTCATGCTGCTGCTTGAGGTCATCTCAG GAGAGCGATTACCCAAACCTGAGCGAGGGAAGATGAGAGTGCACAAGATCAACAACGTCAACAAAGCACTTGACTTCATTGCCAGCAAAGGAGTCAAACTAGTATCTATTGGAGCTGAGG aaattgTTGATGGTAATGTGAAGATGACCCTCGGTATGATCTGGACCATCATCCTCCGCTTTGCCATTCAGGATATCTCAGTGGAGG AGACCTCAGCTAAAGAGgggttgttgttgtggtgtCAGAGGAAAACGGCTCCGTACAAAAACGTCAATGTACAGAACTTCCACATCAG CTGGAAGGATGGTTTGGCCTTTAATGCTCTGATTCACAGACACAGACCTGAGCTTATCAACTACGACAAACTCCGCaag gatgatCCTGTTACCAATCTGAACAATGCCTTTGAAGTGGCTGAGAAATACCTGGACATTCCCAAGATGCTGGATGCAGAGG ACATAGTGAACACAGCTCGTCCTGATGAGAAAGCTATAATGACTTATGTGTCCAGTTTCTACCATGCATTTTCTGGAGCACAGAAG GCCGAGACAGCAGCTAATCGCATCTGTAAGGTTCTCGCGGTCAATCAGGAGAACGAACAACTGATGGAGGACTACGAGAAACTCGCCAGTGAT ttgttggAGTGGATCAGGAGAACAATCCCATGGCTGGAGAACAGAGCTCCAGAAAAGACAATGGTTGAGATGCAGCAGAAGCTGGAGGACTTCAGAGATTATCGTAGAGTTCATAAACCTCCTAAAGTCCAGGAGAAATGTCAGCTAGAGATCAACTTTAACACGCTGCAGACCAAACTGCGGCTCAGTAACCGGCCGGCGTTCATGCCCTCTGAGGGGAAGATGGTGTCT GACATTAATGGGGCGTGGCATAATCTGGAGGGGGCGGAGAAAGGCTATGAGGAATGGCTACTGAATGAAATTCGCCGACTGGAGAGACTCGATCACCTTGCTGAGAAATTCCGCCAGAAAGCAGCTATACATGAGAGCTGGACTGAtg GGAAGGAGAACATGTTGAATCAGAAGGACTATGAGAGAGCATCTCTGTCTGAGATTAAAGCTCTGCTGAAGAAACATGAGGCATTTGAGAGTGACCTCGCTGCTCACCAGGACCGTGTGGAGCAGATCGCTGCCATCGCACAGGAACTcaa tgagctGGACTACTACGACTCTCCAAGTGTAAATGCTCGATGTCAGAAGATCTGTGAGCAGTGGGACGTGCTGGGAGCTCTGACCCAGAACCGCAGAGAGTCACTCGAG aggacaGAGAAACAGCTGGAGTCCATTGATGAGCTTTATCTGGAGTACGCAAAGCGAGCAGCTCCATTTAATAACTGGATGGAGGGAGCGATGGAGGACCTGCAGGACATGTTCATAGTGCACAACATTGAGGAGATACAG GGTTTGATCACAGCCCATGAGCAATTTAAGGCGACTCTCCCGGAGGCCAATAAGGAGCGGGAGGCGATTCAGGCTATTCAGGCTGAGGTGCAGAAGATTGCACAGTATAACGGCATCAAGCTCAGCGGCACCAACCCCTATACCACTATCACACCCAGCAGCATCGACAGCAAGTGggacaag gtgcagCAGTTGGTCCCTCAGCGTGATGGAGCTCTGCAGGAGGAGCTCAGCCGTCAAAAGTCTAACGATCATCTGAGACGCCAGTTTGCCAACCAGGCTAACATGGTGGGACCCTGGATCCAGAACAAGATGGAG gagatTGGACGGATATCGATTGAGATGAACGGCACTCTGGAGGATCAGCTAACTCATCTGCGTCAGTATGAACAGAGCATCATCGAGTACAAGCCCAACATCGAGCAGTTGGAGGGAAATCATCAGCTCATCCAGGAGGCGCTCATCTTTGACAACAAATACACTGCTTACACCAtggag caCCTACGTGTAGGATGGGAGCAGCTCCTCACCACAATCGCTCGCACCATTAATGAAATTGAGAACCAGATTCTGACCCGTGACGCTAAAGGCATCAGTCAGGAGCAGCTCCATGAGTACAGAGCCTCCTTCAACCACTTTGACAAG GACCACAGCGGCACATTGATAGCCGAGGAGTTCAAGGCATGTTTGATCAGTCTCGGTTACGACGTGGAGAACAACAAACAG GGCGATGCTGAGTTTGCCCGCATTATGGCCATTGTGGACCCCAACAACACTGGGGCTGTGACCTTCCAGGCCTTCATCGACTTCATGTCCAGGGAAacgacagacacggacacagcAGACCAGGTCATTGCCTCCTTCAAGATCCTCGCTGGAGACAag aaTTACATCACTGCAGAGGAGTTGAGGCGTGAGCTGCCCCCAGATCAGGCTGAATACTGTATCTCCCGCATGGCGCCCTACAGAGGGAGTGACGCTGTGCCCGGTGCCCTCGACTACATGTCTTTCTCCACCGCTCTGTATGGAGAGAGCGACCTCTAA
- the LOC132843449 gene encoding alpha-actinin-4 isoform X2: protein MVDYHAANNPAQYSAQQSYMEQENDWDRDLLLDPAWEKQQRKTFTAWCNSHLRKAGTQIENIEEDFRDGLKLMLLLEVISGERLPKPERGKMRVHKINNVNKALDFIASKGVKLVSIGAEEIVDGNVKMTLGMIWTIILRFAIQDISVEETSAKEGLLLWCQRKTAPYKNVNVQNFHISWKDGLAFNALIHRHRPELINYDKLRKDDPVTNLNNAFEVAEKYLDIPKMLDAEDIVGTLRPDEKAIMTYVSCFYHAFSGAQKAETAANRICKVLAVNQENEQLMEDYEKLASDLLEWIRRTIPWLENRAPEKTMVEMQQKLEDFRDYRRVHKPPKVQEKCQLEINFNTLQTKLRLSNRPAFMPSEGKMVSDINGAWHNLEGAEKGYEEWLLNEIRRLERLDHLAEKFRQKAAIHESWTDGKENMLNQKDYERASLSEIKALLKKHEAFESDLAAHQDRVEQIAAIAQELNELDYYDSPSVNARCQKICEQWDVLGALTQNRRESLERTEKQLESIDELYLEYAKRAAPFNNWMEGAMEDLQDMFIVHNIEEIQGLITAHEQFKATLPEANKEREAIQAIQAEVQKIAQYNGIKLSGTNPYTTITPSSIDSKWDKVQQLVPQRDGALQEELSRQKSNDHLRRQFANQANMVGPWIQNKMEEIGRISIEMNGTLEDQLTHLRQYEQSIIEYKPNIEQLEGNHQLIQEALIFDNKYTAYTMEHLRVGWEQLLTTIARTINEIENQILTRDAKGISQEQLHEYRASFNHFDKDHSGTLIAEEFKACLISLGYDVENNKQGDAEFARIMAIVDPNNTGAVTFQAFIDFMSRETTDTDTADQVIASFKILAGDKNYITAEELRRELPPDQAEYCISRMAPYRGSDAVPGALDYMSFSTALYGESDL, encoded by the exons aTGGTAGATTACCACGCTGCCAATAATCCAGCTCAATATTCCGCACAGCAAAGCTACATGGAGCAAGAAAACGACTGGGACCGCGACTTGCTGCTCGACCCGGCCTGGGAAAAGCAGCAGAGGAAG ACATTCACGGCATGGTGTAACTCTCACCTGCGTAAAGCTGGAACTCAGATTGAGAACATTGAGGAGGACTTCAGAGATGGCCTGAAGCTCATGCTGCTGCTTGAGGTCATCTCAG GAGAGCGATTACCCAAACCTGAGCGAGGGAAGATGAGAGTGCACAAGATCAACAACGTCAACAAAGCACTTGACTTCATTGCCAGCAAAGGAGTCAAACTAGTATCTATTGGAGCTGAGG aaattgTTGATGGTAATGTGAAGATGACCCTCGGTATGATCTGGACCATCATCCTCCGCTTTGCCATTCAGGATATCTCAGTGGAGG AGACCTCAGCTAAAGAGgggttgttgttgtggtgtCAGAGGAAAACGGCTCCGTACAAAAACGTCAATGTACAGAACTTCCACATCAG CTGGAAGGATGGTTTGGCCTTTAATGCTCTGATTCACAGACACAGACCTGAGCTTATCAACTACGACAAACTCCGCaag gatgatCCTGTTACCAATCTGAACAATGCCTTTGAAGTGGCTGAGAAATACCTGGACATTCCCAAGATGCTGGATGCAGAGG ATATCGTCGGTACGCTCAGGCCGGATGAGAAGGCTATAATGACGTACGTTTCCTGCTTCTATCACGCCTTCTCTGGTGCTCAGAAG GCCGAGACAGCAGCTAATCGCATCTGTAAGGTTCTCGCGGTCAATCAGGAGAACGAACAACTGATGGAGGACTACGAGAAACTCGCCAGTGAT ttgttggAGTGGATCAGGAGAACAATCCCATGGCTGGAGAACAGAGCTCCAGAAAAGACAATGGTTGAGATGCAGCAGAAGCTGGAGGACTTCAGAGATTATCGTAGAGTTCATAAACCTCCTAAAGTCCAGGAGAAATGTCAGCTAGAGATCAACTTTAACACGCTGCAGACCAAACTGCGGCTCAGTAACCGGCCGGCGTTCATGCCCTCTGAGGGGAAGATGGTGTCT GACATTAATGGGGCGTGGCATAATCTGGAGGGGGCGGAGAAAGGCTATGAGGAATGGCTACTGAATGAAATTCGCCGACTGGAGAGACTCGATCACCTTGCTGAGAAATTCCGCCAGAAAGCAGCTATACATGAGAGCTGGACTGAtg GGAAGGAGAACATGTTGAATCAGAAGGACTATGAGAGAGCATCTCTGTCTGAGATTAAAGCTCTGCTGAAGAAACATGAGGCATTTGAGAGTGACCTCGCTGCTCACCAGGACCGTGTGGAGCAGATCGCTGCCATCGCACAGGAACTcaa tgagctGGACTACTACGACTCTCCAAGTGTAAATGCTCGATGTCAGAAGATCTGTGAGCAGTGGGACGTGCTGGGAGCTCTGACCCAGAACCGCAGAGAGTCACTCGAG aggacaGAGAAACAGCTGGAGTCCATTGATGAGCTTTATCTGGAGTACGCAAAGCGAGCAGCTCCATTTAATAACTGGATGGAGGGAGCGATGGAGGACCTGCAGGACATGTTCATAGTGCACAACATTGAGGAGATACAG GGTTTGATCACAGCCCATGAGCAATTTAAGGCGACTCTCCCGGAGGCCAATAAGGAGCGGGAGGCGATTCAGGCTATTCAGGCTGAGGTGCAGAAGATTGCACAGTATAACGGCATCAAGCTCAGCGGCACCAACCCCTATACCACTATCACACCCAGCAGCATCGACAGCAAGTGggacaag gtgcagCAGTTGGTCCCTCAGCGTGATGGAGCTCTGCAGGAGGAGCTCAGCCGTCAAAAGTCTAACGATCATCTGAGACGCCAGTTTGCCAACCAGGCTAACATGGTGGGACCCTGGATCCAGAACAAGATGGAG gagatTGGACGGATATCGATTGAGATGAACGGCACTCTGGAGGATCAGCTAACTCATCTGCGTCAGTATGAACAGAGCATCATCGAGTACAAGCCCAACATCGAGCAGTTGGAGGGAAATCATCAGCTCATCCAGGAGGCGCTCATCTTTGACAACAAATACACTGCTTACACCAtggag caCCTACGTGTAGGATGGGAGCAGCTCCTCACCACAATCGCTCGCACCATTAATGAAATTGAGAACCAGATTCTGACCCGTGACGCTAAAGGCATCAGTCAGGAGCAGCTCCATGAGTACAGAGCCTCCTTCAACCACTTTGACAAG GACCACAGCGGCACATTGATAGCCGAGGAGTTCAAGGCATGTTTGATCAGTCTCGGTTACGACGTGGAGAACAACAAACAG GGCGATGCTGAGTTTGCCCGCATTATGGCCATTGTGGACCCCAACAACACTGGGGCTGTGACCTTCCAGGCCTTCATCGACTTCATGTCCAGGGAAacgacagacacggacacagcAGACCAGGTCATTGCCTCCTTCAAGATCCTCGCTGGAGACAag aaTTACATCACTGCAGAGGAGTTGAGGCGTGAGCTGCCCCCAGATCAGGCTGAATACTGTATCTCCCGCATGGCGCCCTACAGAGGGAGTGACGCTGTGCCCGGTGCCCTCGACTACATGTCTTTCTCCACCGCTCTGTATGGAGAGAGCGACCTCTAA
- the gpr184 gene encoding G protein-coupled receptor 184: MDAVKATSRPDALTQMNTSLNTTQNPKCVDIMDSPVNDLLIGIYITALVLGLVFNLLTAWPIIQQIRKKNVLGVYLLSLCISDVLYILTMPLWIIYYYNDHRWTLGLDLCKLAGFVYYSNMYISIYLLCCISIDRCLAVTFPLKTKTFHRFRYAWLISGLIYIFTASLHVLVILMDKVTDPLDEYERCYETFPMTERVALFNLLRVVIGFLLPLLVLAVCYCQIFRKVKESVGLDNQGKRKVKLLSVGVIAIFSVCYAPYHIQLLIRSIAFNCFHFNDYCEFEQAQHFYFSGTLAMSSLNSVVDPLLYVLVSNGMRESVRFCCRTKSCSCT, from the exons ATGGATGCAGTGAAGGCGACGTCTCGTCCTGATGCACTCACTCAG ATGAACACGTCTCTGAACACGACCCAGAATCCGAAGTGTGTGGACATTATGGACAGTCCAGTTAACGATTTGCTAATAGGCATCTACATCACTGCGCTGGTGCTGGGTTTGGTGTTCAACCTGCTCACGGCGTGGCCCATCATCCAGCAGATCCGCAAGAAGAACGTGCTGGGCGTCTACCTGCTCAGTCTCTGCATCTCAGACGTTCTCTACATCCTCACCATGCCTCTGTGGATCATTTACTACTACAACGACCACCGCTGGACGCTCGGCCTCGACCTGTGCAAGCTGGCTGGGTTTGTTTATTACTCCAACATGTACATCAGCATCTACCTGCTGTGCTGCATCTCTATCGACCGCTGCCTGGCTGTCACCTTTCCTCTGAAGACTAAGACATTCCACCGCTTCAGATACGCCTGGCTCATCTCAGGGCTCATCTACATCTTCACTGCCAGCCTGCACGTCCTGGTCATCTTAATGGACAAGGTGACGGACCCTCTAGATGAATACGAGCGCTGTTACGAGACGTTTCCCATGACTGAGCGTGTGGCTCTGTTTAACCTCCTGCGTGTGGTCATCGGCTttctgctgccactgctggtgtTAGCTGTGTGCTACTGTCAGATCTTCAGGAAGGTGAAGGAAAGTGTGGGACTTGACAATCAGGGCAAACGTAAGGTCAAACTGCTTTCTGTGGGAGTCATCGCCATCTTCTCTGTCTGCTACGCTCCCTATCACATACAGCTGCTCATACGCTCCATCGCCTTCAACTGctttcattttaatgattaCTGTGAATTTGAACAAGCGCAGCACTTTTACTTCTCAGGGACACTGGCCATGTCCAGCCTGAACAGCGTGGTGGATCCTCTGCTCTACGTCTTAGTGAGTAACGGCATGAGGGAAAGCGTACGGTTTTGCTGTAGGACAAAATCCTGCAGCTGCACATAA
- the LOC132856978 gene encoding tissue factor-like: MMRISVFHFLLFFFSSGSGSSHLPRAHNLTWTSFNFKTILTWRSHSDHTHTVEFSRIGRDRLRNPHCIQISHLECDLTEDLSDLKAAYTADVVTELMTFDPMELPRTQSKRFCPYNDTVIRAPQFSVKLDENKTIVLHIADQQTALYRHGRHLTLRDVFKHDLKYSIMYNKAGSTGKKQTLVSDSEVMMRDLDRGPSYCFSISVFIVSRRANRKLAKWTLPKCSPALTSDLFTEFDPVMLSAGLLVIASLLVVVTVAIVCCCRRRVKEKSVEEDEEKESHVIIKEV, translated from the exons ATGATGCGAATCTCAGTGTTTCACTTTCTCCTGTTCTTCTTCAGCTCAGGGTCtg GTAGTTCTCATCTGCCCCGAGCTCACAATCTGACCTGGACATCTTTTAACTTTAAAACCATCCTGACCTGGAGATCTCactctgaccacacacacactgtggagtTCTCCCG aatAGGGAGAGATAGACTGAGGAATCCTCATTGCATCCAAATCTCTCATCTGGAATGTGACCTCACAGAAGACCTCAGTGACCTTAAAGCTGCCTATACTGCAGATGTTGTGACTGAGCTTATGACCTTTGACCCCATGGAGCTCCCACGCACTCAGTCTAAGCGATTCTGCCCCTATAATGACA CTGTAATCAGAGCTCCACAGTTCAGTGTAAAGTTAGATGAGAACAAAACGATTGTGCTGCATATCGCTGACCAGCAGACGGCGCTGTACAGACACGGACGCCACCTCACACTCCGAGACGTCTTTAAACACGACCTCAAATACAGCATCATGTACAACAAAGCAGGAAGCACAGGAAAG aaGCAGACTTTGGTGTCTGACAGTGAGGTGATGATGAGGGATCTGGATCGAGGACCCAGTTActgtttcagtatttcagtgttCATCGTTTCTCGTAGAGCAAACAGGAAACTGGCCAAGTGGACTTTACCCAAGTGTTCACCTGcactgacctctgacctcttcACAG AATTTGACCCGGTGATGCTCAGCGCTGGACTCCTCGTCATTGCGTCTCTGCTCGTTGTCGTCACTGTTGCGATCGTTTGCTGCTGCAGACGGAGAGTAAAAGAAAAGTCGGTAGAGGAGGACGAGGAGAAAGAGAGTCATGTCATTATTAAAGAGGTCTAG